CTGATTTAAGATCTCTTTCAGTCGCTTGTACTCCCTTCAGCTTCTCCTCAATTTCGTGGACCGAATTCGTGACCCGTTTCAAGCCTTGCTGATTCTCAACAACAGACGGTGATGGTCCACTAGTCTCGCGACTATAGCTGTCCATTTTTGCAAGTATGGCAACCATACCTTCTTTGAGGAATGAAATGTCATTTTGAAGCTTTTCAATGTTGAACTTCTGATATTCTGCTTGCATTATTTCAGTTTTTTTTCTAAGTCGTCGATTTGATACAACTTGTTTTGTACCTATCGTTGCCCCGAGAACAACGTTGCCTCAAGAACAAAGGTGCTCTGATACCACTGTTAGGACCTGTCCAGTccttatatttatatatatataaagaaatgAATTCTTTTATTGCTAAACACACACAACTAGGTGGTATTCGAGAGACCACCCACTCTCCACAAACACACATAAGTCATCTTATTTCTTCCTTCTCTAACATATAAATGGCTTCCCTATTTATAACCCCAATCTCAACTCACAatccctaaattaaagctaaaatATTATTCCACCAAATCCTCCCTTTGAAATCCATAACTGATGCACACACTAATTATTCAGATTTGTACTGATTTAATAATTATTCTATTTATTATGTTTCCTAACAGGAAAATGCATCCACAAATTTCCAATGGACCCTCATCTGAAATTAACTCCGACAAGTGGCACGCCACTCACAGATCCTCATCCTTATCAAAGACTCGTTGAAAAACTTATATACTTGATAGTGACACGTCTAGATATTGTGTTTGCTGTGCACATCTTGAGCCAACCATCTTCAGGCAGCAATGAAATTACTTCGATATTTGGGAGGCAATCCGTCTCAGGGTGTTCTCTTGTCATCTGCATCTCGCCCCTCCATACAATCATACTCAGACAGTGATTGGGCGAATTGTCCGGTAACTCGTCAATCAACATCTGGTTTTTGTTTGCTTCTGGGTGACTCTCTTGTGAGTTGGAAAACAAAGAAACAACAAGTTGTAGCTCGTTCAGTATCGCTCCATAGCACTTACAGCATGTGAAATAACGGAGTTATCTACTCTCCTGAAAGACATGGGCCTCTCCTCTTTGCCACCTGCAGTTCTGCATTGTGATAACATGGCAGCACTCTCTATTGCAGCCAACCCAGTGATGCATGCTAGAACCAAACACATTGAAGTGGATTGTCACTTCATACGCGACAAAGTAAAGGCTGGCGATATTAAAACTTCTCATATGCCTTCCGGGTCTCAACTTGCAGACATACTAACAAAGCCACTCTCAGTGAAACAACACTATCACCTTCTGGACAAGCTTGGAGCTTAGCTTCCCCAGCGTCTCCAGCTCAGCCTGAAGGGGAGTAATGCAGATTATGTACGTTGATGCTGTGCCACTTTGCATGCCACATCACTATTCTCTTAACAAACCACCTCTAGGACACATTCTCATAATTGTCTCTTTTATTCTTCTTGTTAGCTTAAGTACTCTGATAGTATAATGATAGTATAAGGACATGGTTGTCTTTCTCTATTCCTAGCTAGTTTGTTGCTTGCTATATGTAAAGGAAGCTGTATGGATTGAAGGCATGATGAATGATTATCATTTTGACATTTATGGTTGTTTCTCATTTATGTATTAAAAAATGAAGCCGAAACATAAAAATTAAGGTATGAATGAAAAGATGATGCCAGAGATGAAATTCTATCTGATCCTCAATTATCTGACACAACCTAATTAAAATGAAATGAAATTGAAAGGTTGGAGATAATTTCGGTAATTTTCGCAAAAAAAAATAAGTTCTTTAAAAATCCTACCATTGACTTCTATACGGATAAAAGGATGAATGCTAAAGTACCAAATTGGATATAACATTTATTTAAAAATACAGTAAATGTCTTCCAGTAAAGAAATGTCTGCAAATTGGGCTTTCTTATGGATCAAGTTGCTGAAaatttcaataaaaatatttctTATATAAAAGAAAGTACAGCCAAACCTAGTCATTATTAGGGCAATAAAGCAATGAAAAAATGTCTACAAAATGTGTGATGATCAATTCTGTACATGTTGGAGTCAGTAGAAACTAGAAAAGGCCTGACTCATAATCCCTCTAAACGAGAAGTGAGATCAAGGAAAATATCCTCTCTGCATGGTATTGTAAGTCCACCATTTGGATGATGAAAGCCATATTCTTCCTCTGCTTGACTCAAcaagttctgaaaagaagatTTATTTAAGAATGATAAGGGGATCACAAATCGCTTCCTTTCTTGTTCTCCAACATAGACTGCAAAATAACCCTTTGGTACATCTGACATTGTAGAACTTGTGTGCCTGGCAGTGAAGGAAGACCGTCGAAGAATTTGTTTAGCTTGGTTAATAAGAGGCATACGGATAGCCATAGATCTGAAGAATGAATAAGAAATATTGATCTCTTGAGGACTTGATAATTGAAGAAATCTCAGATAGTTGAGCTTAGTAGTTTGGATGAGTATCAGATGAATTGCAAGTGTATATATAGATGCACTTTGTAAGTGGATTACATTTCGACAAGAACATGAGTGGTGCAAGTACCTTACTTGTGGGTTAGTGATGAACAATAGTACATGAAGCACATGGCTCTGTTTTGCAACTCAACATTAAGGCGATTACGTAGGTATTGAAACAGTCAATTTAAGAATATACATTGGCATTTTGTTACACATGGTTCTGCCTCCTAACAACAACATAATAAATTATGTAGGGTTTTTGATGAGTTGGTCATTAAATTCGGTTACATAATTCTAAAAACTGGAACAACTTGGCTATGTCAGTGGCTTACCTAATAGCTGAatgtttctatttcattttgcAATAGTGACAAGTCTTTTGTTTCTTACCTTATGGTACTGCTAAACTGATTGAAAAAGAAGATCGGCTACAGTTCTTTAGATGTGGACATGGCAAAATCTTTGCGAAGCAAAAAATAACTAATTTAAGCACTGCTACAGATCTTTGATTGATCATCAAAAAATCAGCTATTTGAAGTACAATGGAATAAGTTAAACGCCAGTTATGTATACTATGCATTTTAAAGATAACCGTTTAAGTACATGGTATGGTATTAAAAATAACTGCATAGGCTGTTTATTTTTGCGCCTGCCAACACACTGCAATTTGAATGTTTGTCTACTACGAAATGGAAGACTGGAACTCTCCTAAGATGCTCATTCCATAGATGACGAATACATTGTTGGTTGGTTTACAACGATACAAGTTGTAATCTAGTGACAATACAGTTTAATTCTTGATCTAAACTATATATCTCTACAAACTATGCAAAATTCATGCTGTACCTAACAGAGAAACCTAGGTTTTAATGTCTAACTAGTTAAGAGTTCCTTTCACAGTATCAAGTACTGAAACTTCAACTTTGGCATTTTAAACAACTATGTATAACTAACTAACAGTTCCTTTTTACGGTGATTATCAAGATGTTTTTATAAATTCTGTTTTGTAAATTAACGATGTGGATAACATAGATATATAGGTCACTTTCTGGAATTAGTTTAGGTACTCTTGTACTTTCTGGAATTAGTTTTAGGTACTCTTGTACTTTTGGAATTAGCTTCAAACATGATGACATTTCTTTGGATCCATCATTTTTTTGTAAATACTCATTTGCATCCCTTCAGATTAATTGTCTAGACTTGATGGCCACTCAACTATATATTTGCACACACAAGCAGATACACTCCAATAACTCATTTACTCAATCTAAGTTAATCCCTACATCATATTGAAGAGTAGTTCCTGGAAAGTTCGTGCCTAGCTTCCGTTTATTTACATACCTAAGTAAGATACATATATCATGGCAATCCACCTTCCAGGGTTTAAAAGTAGAAATGTACCAAAAGGCCACTTTGCTGTTTACGTGGAGAAAATGAAAGGAAGAAATTTATAGTCCCATTATCATATCTGAGGCATCATGCGTTCCAGAAATTGTTAGGGCGAGCGGAAGAGGAGTTTGGCTATGATCATCCAATGGGGTGCCTTACAATTCCTTGCAATGAGGAGACTTTCATCAATGTGACCTGCAGTTTGAGATCCCACAAATCACGAGGCTATAGATTATAGCGTAAATCCTTAGATTTAGCCTTTAAAAATCAATTTGTTCAATGTTGTGCAAGAGAGGAGCATAAGATAATTAACAGAATGGAGTTTTAAGTATGATAAATCAAGTACAAACTAATCTTTTATTTGCCTTTCCAACAGAAACAACAGGTGTCCTCAAGGtgaatttatagatttttttTAGGAAATATCAGGAAGCTGATGCTGATATACAATGTAAGACAGCTTCCAGCTAGAAAAGcttgaatattaataaaattaataatcGAGTGGAGTTTTAAGATTCAGTCTATAAGTAGGTCCAGTGATGATTCGAGGACTGTTATATCTGCAGGGGAATCAAAAACAAGATGGTAAATCCTATGTTACTGGCATATAAATTACATTACAATTTAATACGTCTTTATGTTCGTTATGAATGTTAATAATACCTATGATGGCGGGATTCTATAACAGCATAAAGTTGACAGTAAAAGGAAAATATAATTAACTTTTGCGCGTTTTCTCTAATTATGTTCCTGTATAACCTCCATAAACAACAAAAATGGCCGTTTAGTAACCGGGAGATCCTAGTCAAGTACTGCATACTTCTTTGTGCTGCCTTAAGAAACTGTCCCCCAAATATGCATTTCCTTTGGATTCACCGTGCTGTTTTTTCATCACCTGTAATATTTTCCAGNNNNNNNNNNNNNNNNNNNNNNNNNNNNNNNNNNNNNNNNNNNNNNNNNNNNNNNNNNNNNNNNNNNNNNNNNNNNNNNNNNNNNNNNNNNNNNNNNNNNgaatattgggttctctattttgatggagcatcaaaaacaaattccagtggagcagggttggttttgcaaagccctgatgggttcttaattgagtatgctatgaagttagattttccaaccacaaacaatgaggcagagtatgaagccctgatagctggccttggtctagctgggacacttagagtcaaaaacttaaaggtccgtggagactcgaagctgatcatatcccaggtaaagggagaatttgaggcaagggatgatacgatggctaagtatgtccgcctagtaagggctgtgatgacccaatttaatgaatgccatgttgaacacattccaagggaagaaaacgTTAAGGCGGATGCGTTgtcaaagttcgcttcgtctgagattgaagaaagttcaggaagtgtgtacttccgtgttttgaagacacggagcatagatgttaagctagtggctcccataggcttggggacgtcatggattgatcccatcaaggctcacattcagaccggttggttgccaagtgatgcaactgaagcacggaagttaactgttcgggcactaagatactctttgatagatgggattctgtataagagatctttcgtggttccttacttgaggtgtctcaggcccgatgaggcacgcttggctcttgaggaagtgcatgaaggcatttgcgggcagcacttggggggcagggccttggctcataagttaacccgtttaggcttttattggccagaaatgatggctgatgccaaagaatatgtgaagaagtgtgaccgctgtcaaaagcatgcaccagttgttagacaaccccccgagatgctgacctctatcaactcacctattccctttgccatgtgggggatggatattctagggccttttcctatggccacggcacaaaggaaatttctgattgtagccattgattatttcaccaagtggatcgaagccaaacctttggccaaaatcacaactaagcaggttacacaattcctgtgggaaaacattatgtgccgatttggaattccccgtatcctcgtcactgacaatggaacgcaattcaataatgaggaattcaagaggTATTGTGAGGAAagtgaaattgagttacgattcacctctgtggctcacccgcaagccaatgggcaagcggaggtagcaaatcggataatcctggatggattaaagaagaggatcgagaagtcaagaaataattgggtggacgagatacttcccatattatgggcctataggactacctgtagagtcacgacaggagcaactcccttcttgttggcatat
This sequence is a window from Apium graveolens cultivar Ventura chromosome 9, ASM990537v1, whole genome shotgun sequence. Protein-coding genes within it:
- the LOC141684599 gene encoding auxin-induced protein 6B-like, whose amino-acid sequence is MAIRMPLINQAKQILRRSSFTARHTSSTMSDVPKGYFAVYVGEQERKRFVIPLSFLNKSSFQNLLSQAEEEYGFHHPNGGLTIPCREDIFLDLTSRLEGL